TCTTGTATCTTGGGTCTTGGGCGTACTCTTAACTCATAACTCATAACTTTTAACTTCTGGCTTATTTACTTTTAGGTACGGTTCTCGATACGCTGCGCACTCGAACTGACAAGCTGGGTCTTGGATTTTTGATTAACGATTAACGATTGATGATTTTTGAATTTTAGACTTTTTTAAATTGGCTGTTGACCACTAAACTATTGACTATTTATTATTGGCTATTGTTTATTGATTAGGTCTTCGACTGCGCTCAGACTGACATGGAGGTTGTTATTGTTGAATCGTTGAATTGTTTAATTGGTTGTTCACTACTAACTATTGTTTATTGGTTAGGTCTTGTATCTTGTGTCTTGGGTCTTGGGCGTACTCTTAACTCATAACTTTTAACTTCTGGTTTATTTACTTTTAGGTACGGTTCTCGATACGCTGCGCACTCGAACTGACAAGCTGGTTGGGGGTTTTGTTTTGTGAAAGTCGTTTTACCCTTCCGTCTTTGATTTCTTTTCGGGAAATCAAATCCACCTTCCCTTAAAAAAGGAGAAGGAGTTGTTTGTTGCTTCGATTTAAAGGTAGGCATCATCATGATATTTACCTGCCCTTTAAACTCTCCTCCTTTAAAAGGAGGAGTGGATTCGGTTTCACTAAAAGAAACCGGAGACGAGGTGGTTTTGGTATATAAAATATTTAACCCTTCCGTCTTTGATTTCTTTCTGGGAAATCAAATCCACCTTCCCTTGAAAAAAAGGGAAGGAGTTGTTTACTGCTTTAATTTCAATAATAGGTATAAATATAGTTATGAGGTTAGGGGGTTAATTATTAGCTTCTGGGTTTTTGATGTTCTTAACTCATAACTTTTAACTTTTAATTCATAGCTACATCAATCGACGAGTGACCTAGTTTTTCTATAAACTTAAAGTTGCCATGTCGTTAACCGATTATAACTACTCTTTTAGCGAATTAACTTCATTCTTGGTTTTTTGATTGAAAACAATCACTAAATTTACACCACAAAATACAAAATTGAATTGATTAATAGCATCATTAATTTAATTGTATAAATGTTTATAATCTATTTTTAGACTCTCAATTTTAATCTATCATTAGACATATGTTAGATTATTAAAAAACATTTAGAGACAGTTATTGTTAAGCTAATAATTAAATTTTGTTTTATGTACCATCAAAAAGAGAGTAATCAAAAAAAATGCACACCTTCTATTTACCTTGGGTTGATACCTAAGGCGGAATATTATATGCTAAATTTTGGTATTCTTTATTTAATTAAATTTAAAAATGTTGACTAAAACTAAAATATACTTATCATCACCTCATATGGGTGGCTCGGAACAAAAATTTGTTAACGAAGCCTTTGAGACTAATTGGATCGCTCCATTAGGCCCCAACGTAGATGGTTTCGAAAATGATATACAGCATTATTTGGGAAATAATTCCCAAGTTGCTGTACTAAGCTCCGGGACTGCAGCGATACACATCGCGCTTCAGTTATTAGGCGTATCAAAAGGGGACGAGGTATTGTGCCAGAGTTTTACTTTTTCGGCTTCTGCAAATCCCATTCTTTATCAAGGGGCTACGCCTGTTTTTATTGATAGTGAAAAGGATACTTGGAATATGTCTCCGGAATTGCTTGAGATCGCTATTAGGGACCGTATTGAAAAATATAAAAAGCCAAAAGCTATTATTGCGGTTCATTTATATGGTATGCCTTATAAGGCCGATGACATAAATGCTATTGCAAGAAAATACGAAATTCCCGTAGTGGAAGATAGTGCTGAGGCTTTAGGCAGTACGTACCACAATCAAGCATGTGGAACACTTTCGGATATGGGCATTTTATCTTTTAACGGAAATAAAATCATTACCACTTCTGGTGGCGGTGCCCTCATCACCAAAAGTTTGGAGCAGAAAAACAAAGCCGTCTTTTTGTCGACACAGGCAAGGGACCATGCGCCTCACTACGAACATTCATCCGTTGGATTTAACTACAGAATGAGTAATGTTTTGGCGGGTATCGGTAGAGGCCAAATGGAAGTACTGGACGCGCGTGTAGCGGCTAGAAGACATAATTATAATTTTTATAAAGCGCATTTGTCTAAATACGACGCCATCTCATTTTTGGATGAACCGGAAGGTTTTTATTCCAATAGATGGTTGACCTGTGTTATAACAGAGTCGTTTGAATTACGAGAACACATAAGGCTTACGCTTTTAGAAGAAGGTATTGAGTCAAGACCGTTATGGAAACCTATGCACATGCAGCCTGTTTTTAAAGACTGTCTGCACTTTACAGATGGTACATCGGAAGCACTTTTTGACAAAGGGCTTTGTTTACCTAGCGGATCTAATTTAAGTCAAGACAATTTAGAAAGCATTTTACACATCATATTAAAATCCCTCAAATATCATGATAAACAGTTATTTTAACTACCTCTCGCAAAAATACGCTTCAAAATGGCTGGTATTTGCAATTGATTTAACAATCGTTTTAATTACATTTTGCACGTCATATTTTATAAGGTTTAATTTTACTTTAAATTTTGATTTCACTCAATTTTTATTTCAAATACCTGTTGTTTTATTTCTTGCTGCTATAAGTTTCCTATTTATAGGTTCTTTTAAAAGTGTTATTAGACATACTGGATTTACCGATGTTGTTAACTTATTTAAGTCGGTATCATTAATGTCTATGTTATCTGTGTTATTTGTTTTAATAAATAGAGAATTAAATCTTATAGAAGGTTTTACCATACCATTATCTATATTGGTCATGCATACGTTATTGAGCTTTGTATTATTAAGTTCCAGTAGATTGCTTTTTAAAATGGCTTATAATTATTTAAAATGTAAATACATATCGTCAAAACGTGTTTTAATTTATGGTGCAGGTGATTCTGGTATCGTGACTTACAATGCTTTAATTAGCAATGTTAGGGAAAAGTTTGAGATTGTAGCGTTTATTGATGATAATTCCCGTAAAAATGGAAAATCAATTAATGGTATTTTAATTCTTAGCAAAAATAAAATCGATCAAGATTATATTGATTCGCATCGCATTGACGAAATTATTGTAACGTCTGAAAATATTAATAAGGACAGCTTATTGAGTTTAGTTAGTTTACAAGTAAAAATAACTAAAGTTCCGCCTATAGAGAACTGGATGAACGGAGAGCTAAATGTTAAACAAATTAAACAGGTACAAATAGAAGATCTTTTAGGTCGTGCCCCAATAAAAATCGATAACCCAAATCTTATAAACGAATTTAAAGGAGAAACCATTTTAATTACCGGTGCAGCAGGCTCTATAGGCAGTGAGCTGGTTAAACAATTAGCAGGTTTTGATATTAAAGAACTTATATTAGTTGATCAAGCGGAGTCCGGTCTTTATGATATCCAACAAGATTTGATACGTGATGGCAAGCATCGTTTCACAGCTATTGTAGCCGACATAAGAGATGGTTTAAGAATTGACAGTATTTTTCAAGAATATAAGCCTACCATGGTGTTTCATGCAGCGGCTTATAAGCATGTGCCTTTAATGGAGAAATCGCCTTATGAGGCCATAAAAATTAATGTTAATGGCACCAAGTTGTTAGCAGACACGGCATCCCGCTATAATGTTAAGAAATTTGTTTTTATTTCTACCGACAAGGCAGTAAACCCAACCAGTGTTATGGGGGCTACCAAGCGCATGGCTGAAATGTATATTAGTTGTTTACAAAAAGAAAGTAAAACAAAGTTTATAACCACACGTTTTGGCAATGTATTGGGTTCTAATGGTTCTGTAATCCCTTTATTCAAGAAACAAATTGAGAATGGTGGTCCTTTAACCTTAACGCATAAAGAGATCACCAGATATTTTATGACCATTCCTGAAGCTGCGCAATTGGTTTTAGAAGCGGGCACTATGGGTAAAGGTGGCGAGATATTTATTTTCGATATGGGTGAATCGGTGAAAATATATGATTTAGCTAAAAACATGATTAAACTTTCAG
This genomic window from Mariniflexile sp. TRM1-10 contains:
- a CDS encoding aminotransferase class I/II-fold pyridoxal phosphate-dependent enzyme codes for the protein MLTKTKIYLSSPHMGGSEQKFVNEAFETNWIAPLGPNVDGFENDIQHYLGNNSQVAVLSSGTAAIHIALQLLGVSKGDEVLCQSFTFSASANPILYQGATPVFIDSEKDTWNMSPELLEIAIRDRIEKYKKPKAIIAVHLYGMPYKADDINAIARKYEIPVVEDSAEALGSTYHNQACGTLSDMGILSFNGNKIITTSGGGALITKSLEQKNKAVFLSTQARDHAPHYEHSSVGFNYRMSNVLAGIGRGQMEVLDARVAARRHNYNFYKAHLSKYDAISFLDEPEGFYSNRWLTCVITESFELREHIRLTLLEEGIESRPLWKPMHMQPVFKDCLHFTDGTSEALFDKGLCLPSGSNLSQDNLESILHIILKSLKYHDKQLF
- a CDS encoding polysaccharide biosynthesis protein, producing the protein MINSYFNYLSQKYASKWLVFAIDLTIVLITFCTSYFIRFNFTLNFDFTQFLFQIPVVLFLAAISFLFIGSFKSVIRHTGFTDVVNLFKSVSLMSMLSVLFVLINRELNLIEGFTIPLSILVMHTLLSFVLLSSSRLLFKMAYNYLKCKYISSKRVLIYGAGDSGIVTYNALISNVREKFEIVAFIDDNSRKNGKSINGILILSKNKIDQDYIDSHRIDEIIVTSENINKDSLLSLVSLQVKITKVPPIENWMNGELNVKQIKQVQIEDLLGRAPIKIDNPNLINEFKGETILITGAAGSIGSELVKQLAGFDIKELILVDQAESGLYDIQQDLIRDGKHRFTAIVADIRDGLRIDSIFQEYKPTMVFHAAAYKHVPLMEKSPYEAIKINVNGTKLLADTASRYNVKKFVFISTDKAVNPTSVMGATKRMAEMYISCLQKESKTKFITTRFGNVLGSNGSVIPLFKKQIENGGPLTLTHKEITRYFMTIPEAAQLVLEAGTMGKGGEIFIFDMGESVKIYDLAKNMIKLSGLSFPEDIDIQITGLRPGEKLYEELLANGENTLSTYHKKIMISKTRELDYVSVKHEIEELCITNRFQSNNIVMKMKRLIPEYKSNNSDYERFDKKVQIYKKVKDILHDKTDKTYSNA